The Podospora pseudopauciseta strain CBS 411.78 chromosome 2 map unlocalized CBS411.78m_2, whole genome shotgun sequence genome has a window encoding:
- a CDS encoding uncharacterized protein (COG:Q; EggNog:ENOG503Q4X8): MAVMSILLGGLVTWFVGWIIYCRWLHPYSKYPGPFLASFSRLWIIKELYSGHLEVTLKKWHAKHGPIIRIAENEVSISDPTVIKAIYGAGTAFTKTEFYSAFSMPWSRFPEHFCNIDPKSHGERRKLVNHVYTMTNVGRYEPAIEECIELLYQRVKDASESGRPTDMALWLRYYAFDVIGILFFSRPFGFLETKKDYRGWINATDVLILFLAASAFVPRWMRSLVLMTSIVVPGAMAAVKAMDTMTDAGVEAVEKRQKELQESGGVMEKDDMLASFFRVMEEHGDLDNFGPLEIRGEIYTAIIAGSDTTASAITSVLYHLTKNPRTYRKLRDEIDTAVAEGRISSSGRIRYANAVKLPYFDACCKEGMRVHASLGLSFPRYTPKEGVELLGEFFPPGVKVGCNPQIVQRDKGVFGEDADEFVPERWLGRNAADLERHMLNFGGGPHMCLGKNISMMEIYKALPELIRDYDFELVDPKKEWTLINRWYHQPKNVQTIVTKRKK; this comes from the exons ATGGCAGTCATGTCGATATTACTAGGTGGTCTGGTCACCTGGTTCGTTGGGTGGATCATCTACTGTCGATGGTTACATCCCTACTCCAAATACCCGGGTCCTTTTCTCGCCTCTTTCTCGAGACTGTGGATCATCAAGGAGCTGTACTCGGGTCACTTAGAGGTCACGTTGAAAAAGTGGCACGCAAAACATG GTCCCATCATTCGCATCGCCGAGAACGAGGTGTCTATCTCAGACCCAACCGTTATCAAGGCCATCTATGGAGCCGGGACAGCTTTTACCAAG ACTGAGTTTTACTCGGCTTTCTCAATGCCATGGT CCCGATTCCCGGAGCACTTCTGCAACATAGACCCCAAGTCCCACGGCGAGCGCCGCAAGCTGGTCAACCATGTCTACACCATGACCAACGTCGGCCGCTACGAGCCAGCCATCGAAGAGTGTATCGAACTTCTTTATCAACGTGTCAAGGACGCCAGCGAATCTGGCAGGCCAACTGACATGGCTCTCTGGCTTCGCTACTACGCCTTTGACGTGATTGGCATCCTTTTCTTCAGCCGTCCGTTTGGTTTTCTGGAGACCAAAAAGGATTACAGGGGCTGGATCAACGCGACCGACGTGCTGATCTTATTCCTGGCAGCCTCTGCGTTTGTGCCCCGCTGGATGCGCAGTCTTGTTTTGATGACCTCTATTGTCGTCCCCGGTGCGATGGCAGCTGTCAAGGCGATGGACACGATGACAGATGCGGGGGTTGAGGCTGTTGAGAAACGACAGAAGGAGCTGCAGGAGAGCGGTGGCGtgatggagaaggatgaTATGCTGGCTAGCTTCTTCCGAGTTATGGAGGAGCATGGGGATTTGGATAACTTTGGTCCGCTGGAGATTAGAGGGGAGATTTACACCGCTAT CATCGCGGGATCCGACACCACGGCTAGTGCCATCACCTCAGTTCTTTATCACCTCACGAAAAATCCTAGAACCTACCGAAAGCTCAGAGATGAGATTGATACGGCCGTTGCCGAGGGTCGGATCAGCTCGTCTGGGAGAATCAGGTATGCTAATGCAGTCAAGCTGCCTTATTTTGACGCCTGCTGCAAGGAGGGCATGAGGGTCCACGCCAGTCTTGGTCTGTCGTTCCCGCGGTACACCCCCAAGGAAGGGGTTGAGCTCCTGGGAGAGTTCTTCCCTCCTGGGGTGAAAGTCGGATGCAACCCTCAGATTGTACAGCGTGATAAAGGTGTGTTTGGAGAGGATGCAGATGAGTTTGTGCCGGAGAGGTGGTTAGGTCGTAATGCTGCTGATTTGGAGAGACACATGCTGAAT tttggtggtggccccCATATGTGCTTGGGCAAGAAT ATCTCAATGATGGAAATCTACAAGGCCCTTCCAGAACTAATCCGCGATTACGATTTCGAGTTGGTTGACCCGAAGAAGGAATGGACTCTGATCAACCGGTGGTACCATCAGCCCAAGAATGTTCAGACAATTGTTaccaagaggaagaaatgA
- a CDS encoding uncharacterized protein (EggNog:ENOG503P9I0) — protein MPTHARTGSRSSIDRVFELLGDLEEADLSLLLDDLNHTTESNVPVSQAIALFEKGPSRSNKKYERASSPVRNLQAELERRHSKRLSMAPQPRPQSIISSPLKDKPDPLDFSFPSTSLDLSLDFSSPTSPSLSPPALSPSGSPTSLPSLDESPRPSSRPELPSLITLSLPENETATRPLSVRSARSGTGSALGSRPRSYKRIDRPTILSPTATAELHALLLAYLNDSSSSETSTATPSPTTPLPSLSSSIFSFRHPDDEPEPMMPGLDLLEPSPTRTPYMGFGSLSGGNMGMGMGMGMGGSLKPKASMSSIFEIMGSH, from the coding sequence ATGCCGACACACGCGCGCACCGGATCGCGCTCGTCTATTGACCGAGTCTTCGAGCTGTTGGGCGATCTCGAAGAAGCCGACCTCTCGCTCTTGCTCGACGACCTCAACCATACCACTGAAAGCAACGTCCCCGTCTCCCAAGCTATTGCCTTGTTCGAGAAGGGGCCCAGCAGATCGAACAAGAAATATGAGCGCGCTTCGTCTCCCGTCAGAAACTTGCAGGCCGAGTTGGAGCGTCGGCACAGCAAGAGGCTCTCCATGGCACCACAACCCAGGCCGCAGTCCATAATATCATCACCACTCAAAGACAAACCAGACCCGCTGGACTTCTCGTTCCCGTCCACTTCGCTCGATCTTTCTCTCGACTTTTCTTCTCCGACCAGTCCCTCGCTCTCTCCTCCCGCTCTTTCTCCTTCCGGTTCACCGACTAGTCTCCCTTCGCTCGACGAGTCCCCTCGGCCTTCCTCCAGACCCGAGCTTCCATCTTTGATCACACTTTCCTTACCCGAAAACGAAACGGCCACCCGGCCCCTCTCGGTCCGTTCGGCACGTTCGGGAACCGGCTCCGCACTGGGGTCCCGACCTCGTTCCTACAAGCGAATCGACCGGCCAACAATTCTCTCTCCAACTGCGACGGCCGAGCTTCATGCTCTTCTACTGGCATACCTCAACGACTCGTCATCGTCCGAAACCTCAACGGCGACGCCCTCGCCCacaacacccctccccagTTTGTCGAGCTCGATCTTTTCTTTCCGTCATCCAGACGACGAGCCGGAACCGATGATGCCAGGCCTGGACCTTCTCGAACCATCACCGACCAGAACACCGTACATGGGCTTTGGGTCTTTGTCAGGAGGTAACATGGGTatgggcatgggcatgggcatgggtGGAAGCCTGAAACCCAAGGCTAGCATGTCGAGCATTTTCGAGATTATGGGTTCGCACTAA